Proteins co-encoded in one Rhopalosiphum maidis isolate BTI-1 chromosome 2, ASM367621v3, whole genome shotgun sequence genomic window:
- the LOC113554652 gene encoding uncharacterized protein LOC113554652: protein MFVLSHSVISVFTLTVLLNVFYIVPTQSLHSSSAFKTCQECIASACHKDSDLPCVPCDDGVSTLCIRCDKKTMDGDQQFYSQQDCEKSCADKAKCTCDGSCYVCVEKGNAPSMTCDELSKAYDESCNLIPYTPK, encoded by the coding sequence ATGTTTGTCCTGTCGCACTCCGTCATCTCTGTGTTCACTCTTACTGTACTCttgaatgtattttacattgttcCCACTCAATCGCTGCATTCCTCATCTGCCTTCAAGACTTGTCAGGAATGCATAGCATCTGCTTGCCACAAGGATTCGGATCTTCCGTGCGTTCCCTGTGACGACGGTGTTTCTACGTTATGTATCAGAtgtgataaaaaaactatGGACGGTGATCAACAGTTCTATTCTCAACAAGATTGCGAGAAATCATGTGCGGACAAGGCAAAGTGCACGTGCGACGGTTCGTGTTATGTGTGCGTGGAAAAAGGTAACGCACCGTCAATGACATGCGACGAGCTAAGCAAGGCGTACGATGAATCATGCAATTTGATTCCCTACACTCCTAAATGA
- the LOC113551047 gene encoding uncharacterized protein LOC113551047, which translates to MVFKSRAVITMFTLTVLLIVFYFDPTQTVETVLQYDTCELCIESPCHKSGHACACGSGGNSLCFKCDKRTPDDDQQFYTQSGCEAKCADKSKCTCDYACWVCVEKGNPASMQCTHLSTMFDDSCNVVPYVPKKDK; encoded by the coding sequence ATGGTTTTCAAGTCACGGGCCGTCATCACTATGTTCACTCTTACGGTATTGCTAATTGTTTTCTACTTTGATCCCACCCAAACTGTGGAAACTGTCCTCCAATACGACACGTGTGAATTGTGCATAGAATCTCCATGCCACAAGAGTGGCCATGCGTGCGCCTGCGGTTCAGGCGGTAATTCTTTATGTTTCAAGTGTGATAAAAGAACTCCTGACGATGACCAACAGTTTTATACTCAATCTGGCTGCGAGGCGAAGTGTGCGGACAAGTCAAAGTGCACGTGTGATTATGCGTGTTGGGTGTGTGTGGAAAAAGGCAACCCGGCTTCAATGCAATGCACCCACCTGAGCACGATGTTCGATGATTCTTGCAATGTGGTTCCTTACGTACCTAAAAAGgataagtaa
- the LOC113551049 gene encoding uncharacterized protein LOC113551049: MLAKDFYGIAHYGYTHNTVNHSEDFVDPLTQAHTQWIESLWRPLRLKVVKNMCGTFPDLLPKYLTETWYRGINKSDLFNVFLRDIAEVFV, from the exons ATGTTGGCAAAAGATTTTTATGGGATCGCCCATTATGGTTATACGCATAATACAGTTAACCACAGCGAAGATTTTGTTGATCCACTTACACAAGCGCACACTCAATGGATCGAAAGTTTATGGAGACCATTACGCTTaaaagtagttaaaaatatgtgtggTACATTTCCTGATCTCCTtccaaa ATATCTCACGGAAACATGGTACCGAGGAATAAATAAATcggatttatttaatgtatttttgagaGACATAGCGGAAGTTTTTGTATAa